In Coffea arabica cultivar ET-39 chromosome 9e, Coffea Arabica ET-39 HiFi, whole genome shotgun sequence, the genomic window GTTACTTAGAGTAAGgctttgatgtttggttgagatTAGTTGTGTTGGGATGGAAACAGTGGCAGAGCTAGGAATTAACTTTTGGGGGGAGGGGTAGAGTCTATAGCAATGATGTGAggacctgaaaattttcttattttactggcttaattaattaattaattcgactatttaaaattcatttataaGGAAAAACGCCTCtattatgtttttaaagcgttttgttagaaaattacttttcaaaaactcatttagttcggaacaacgagtacacgtttttcaagactatatttgaattgagagtgtattaattttgaaaaagtaagaatgatcaatagtaaattaagaaaaagtcatgaggactcgcaaaaatttatttatttttaaactcTTGTTACGagtttattaaaatatttaattgcatgtttgccccgaatattattttctagtctcttgagacctaattacattgatctatgacttacttatatttttagagtggctcgtttcaaaaattaatttcttgaaacccgttaagtgaaaatagtgaatacgtaattggagtaaataattgattcgaggatacaataagtttgaaaaattggagacttgtacattagtctcaaattaggtatttttatgtttaagtgctcaagtattagttagtaatacaatcgttataagaatttcttgaaagttaagcgtTATCGCGCaaaattggaagtacgcgtttttacgtgCGCGATCAATTAAGGGACTTAAGGCCTTTATTTTttgaccattaagagtgaataataatagtatgaatataagtgaattagagatttagtgcacaagtgaaacaaatccgagaggaaacgagcacAAACGCGCACTcttcttagttgacttttggagcattttgggccacacattcttaGGCTTCTCAAGGGAGcatcacaccagatcaaaacccttctCTTCTCACCTCAAGTGCCGGCCAAACACTCTCTTTTCCCTCCCAAAACAGCTGACTAaacaacaaaggaaagaaaggaagaaaagcttcTTCATTCTTGCACCAATCTtcctccatttcatctcaaaatttgcatccaactcacaaatcacttggagatttcatcaagctaagaaagaggACTTCTTTCCACAGTTTTCTTGGACTTCATTTGGACCAAAATTTCTGTCCTAgttcatctaagaaggtaaACTACGATCAACTCTTAAAACCTTGctttatggaagtagtattgCACATTTAAGGTCATGCATGCATAtaggtagcttgtttatgttggaaaaattgttgtgtgggctctatgaactcccactttgattggatggactgatttggtgaatgatgatgaaattaatgttgggttagtgcttatattagtggaataatgttgggTTATTGGTAGAAAGTCAAGGAAGATGCAATgaacaaaagtgaccattttacccctgccatgttcgtgcactttggtgcaaatttttgaggatctaatggcttgtttgtgatatatatatatatatgttatatggatggtgtagaaagtttcattgaaaaataacatgatttggttggtcaaatgtgttgatttccaaagtttggcagaattggaaaattttcccggattgcccaggcagtcatcttgttttggttataactTCTTACTCCGATGTCAGAATCGAGTatcgtttgtggcactggaaactagacatccctagatttctattggtataaaatgcacgtcctggttccacttgagtgagccaaaccattcatttaaaaattgctgtcctgtttcgttggttcactacagggcagaacatgaactacaacttgatgctcaaatgcgGGCTAGTTATGAacggattttgaaaatggtttcttctaagaaattgtagctttatgaatttattttccaatgccaccaaccacgctcaattcaaagttgaattgagtgatttgtgaccaaagtttgaaactgacttAGTGATGGAATTCTTCATTTTGGACTGATCCTTAACTAATcttggtttgggacttgttattcgaaattcttggtgtaaaCCACCTACCACACACATATTGGATGAATATTAGACCTTTTCTACACTAATGATCCATGTTTGAgggattttccttggccaaatgcttgaaaacggcaaaatggaagtccaaggcagatttgccttggaactcCTTAGAACTCTAGTGGTTTCGTTAATCATCTTTCCGTATGTATTTTTCTACGAAATTTTACAGAGAAATAGTccctatatggtagtattatactgctaaattTAACACTATTCCGAGTCCGTTTCgctgctcaactaaacttccaaagttcatgagtTGAGTtgggaaaacccttgtttatcAAGGAAATtctagtaactttgagctaccatatcttggtgctcaaaactccgattcttgatctgcttgttgtgttttaaaccttgttTACAAAACTAATTGagtgacaaatttcagaggctggtttgtactgtgtgaattttaccgaattttcaaagttggccaaaaaccaacctaaacctGTCTTCAATgcccaaaacagcaactttgagctaatttttgaatactttccgtttggaatcatggaaaagtgtattctaggaacttttagtactttggaagaggattccaacggtaccaagttttccaattttggacttgtaaagagtgagatacgatttttcaaagatctcgtatcaaaactaaaatttccgaatcttaaggaaatggagcttttcgaattctcctttttccttcgaaattacttgaacgttttataccagatttcaaagatgaaaactcaactgctcttgtattttaaaaccccatctttgagcctcgatttacgaataattagggttcattttcatgagatttccTTAGGTTGTGCACTAGTGcaatcttcttcgataattggggtttatgagTGATGAATCATTATTAATTACTCAGGCTCGtgcgaggaccttcaagaggatcccacggtggacacttgaactcaaagagacttttcttcttgtttacttggtgagtgtcaagtgcatgttaaatgcttatgtgattgagATATTAGTCGTACGagtgttatacatgatacgtaaacttaccaaggcgagggtgtactttattgccCTCGTCCTCTTTCTCGTGTAACTACGTGATACTTAATATATGAATGAATATGATTGACAATTGTACATGGATATTACGTGCTCGATTATTATTAGTGCATGAATAGTTGAAatcctgtgaacttgatacgtgcttACTTGATATCAAtgacttgaaattttggaaatggagtcgagtgtgtaccttaccatactcgttctcatttgaaataagTGACTCGTGTTTGATCTAAATTGAATCGCTTGACctgacttgaattgcttgacCTGACATGACTTGACTTCGGAaaatatgctatggctgcataagtcgattggagcgatgtctcatcgacctctgaacgatagtaagtaccacaccgattcgggtgggaggtacctctcgaatcgtctcagaaccaCAAAGCATTCTTAGTCGATTAGAGTGATGTCTCATCGACTTCTGAatgatagtaagtaccacaccgattcgggtgggaggtacctctcgaatcgtctcagtaccctaaacccctgaacgatagcaagtaccacaccgatttggtgggaggtacctctcaagTCGTCTCAGAAACATAAATTGAATAAGTGAAGTGCTATGAATTTAATTACTTACCCAGGTGACGGGGTGTCATCACaataatgtattgaattgaaccTGGGGCAaatcaattgaaaaattaactcctgagagctcctgcatCCTACTCCTGCACcctactcaagtgtgtttattataaattgtgaacTACTCGAATGTTACAGTTTCTATTATTGTGTAAGTGTTATTGTTATTGAACTACttgtcttgcatgttttcttggcctcacgagcatccgctcagcccgttagattttttttccttaacaggagctgaaatggaaggaattatgaAGAAGCTTACTTGATGGCTCaattgattagaattttgaatgcaattgtttagacaacttttggaagttgtatattttgggaaaagtAATTGTAggtttgaaattgtgatgtaagactgaATATTTacgtatggaaatgacttcgtacttttattctgatttttattgttagtattagattttaagtttgaattgaatttgtaccgagtcctggcgagagctgggcaggcgtcccgcggatacccttgggttcgcccctgggagaagtgggggcatcacaaatgaaagtaaaatatatttacaaaaaaaataatgtgaACATATATACCACAAGATTAGAAACAACCTTATATAGAATGAAAATTACTTATATGCTTCACATATACAAAAATATCATCATATTTACAAATCTATTTGACTGTGTGGGACATATGAAATTGTGCAAGACgacttttaattttatcaaagtcATCAATGATTGAATTTATATCAAAAGTTCTAGCAATTTCTTTCTCAATATACATTATCATAGAGTTGGCAAGAAAGTCTTCCTCCATCCTAGAACGCAAACAAGTCTTGATGATTTTCATAGCAGAAAATGCACGCTCTGTTGTAGCTGTTGAAACAGGAAGAGTCAAAATAAGACGAATCAATCTATCAATAAGAGTATAGCACATTGACTTTCTTGTCTTTGCTAACACTTGGCAAAACTCCTGAAGTGATGACAAATTATGAAGCTGAGAATTACAGGAAAACTCAATCTGGAAAAGCTCTAATTGAGTTCTTAAGTGCAACTTCTCTTTATCTGTGAAGTCAGCTGAATAAAACCTGTTTGTAAGTTGACAAATTTGTTCAATATTGAAAGCATGAAAATTATCTTTGGGGTGCAATGCTGAACTAAGAATAAGCAACTCTATTACATCTTCCTTAAACCTATTCTTCATTTCAAGTATTTGAGAATCAACCGTTGCCAAAAACACATCAATCCTGTAGTGATGCTCCATGGTAATTGGATCATTTTGTTTTCGAATTCTTCCTCGACCTGCTTTATAAATGACATTCATATCAGGCATCTCTGTATTTCGTGCATCACAAAATGCCTTTACATTGGTGAACAATTCATTCCATCCATTATCTCTGTAACTTTGAAGTCGATCCTTTGTTATTGAAACCAATTTAAGGGCATTCAAAATATCTTGAGATTTGCATTGTAAAGCTTGAGAAAGTACTTGTGCAAATCCTAAAATGTCCCTCATCATATGCATAACAAGAACAAAATCAAAGGATGTCATGAAATCGTAAACTCTGTCAGCTTCACTTCTTTGAGTTGATGTATTTCCATAATTGATAACATCAATTAGGACAGAGCAAATGTCTTCATATTCTGTGAATAAGCTACAGATAGAACTAAAATGAGACCCCCATCTTGTAGTCCCTGGCCATTTTAAGGTACCAATATGATTTTGACCCGTACCAGTCTCAAGTTCATCAATAGCAATCAATTCAGCAATTCTAGTTGCTCTAGCAACTCTAAGTTGGTCCACCAGTTTGCAAGAAGATGAAATTAAATTTATAAGAAGAGATAAGTATGTAAAGAATTGTTCCACAGGAATTAGCTCTTGAGATGTTGCTACCAATGTTAATTACAGTCGATGAGCAAAACAGTGAATATAATATGCATAGGGGCACTCCTGAATAAATAATGCTTGCAGTCCATTCCATTCTCCACCCATGTTACTAGCTCCATCATATCCTTGGCCACAAATGTTTTGCACACTAAGATTATGGCGAGAAAGGACATCACATATCTCCTTCTTCAAAGTCAAGGAATTGGTTTTGTGCACATGAACAATGTCAAAAAACCTCTCTCGAATATAGCCTTGCTTGTCCACAAATCTAAGAACAATAGCCACTGGCTCTCTTTTTGATCTATCTTGAGCCTCATCAACAAgtatagaaaattttgaattactaatCTCCTCTCGAATATACTTTTGTATCTTGCTCGACCCAATGGACAATATCTCCTTTTGGATCGTAGGAGAAGTATAAGATGCATTTCGAGGAGCATTATCAAGGACCACAGCAGCCACTTTTTCATTATAAGAAGACACATGCTTGATCAACTCAATAAAATTACCTCGATTGTTAGAATCTAAACTTTCATCATGACCCCTAAAAGCCACCACTTGAAATGCACACCATTTTGCAGCATCTATGGAAACTTGAAGTTGCAACCGATTTTTTGCAACCTACTCAGAATTTTGCTTCTCAATAATTTTATCAAGATGTTGCAATGAGTTTCCCAAATCATGATAGCATTGCATTGCCACTTTGTGTGATGAGTTAGGATCTTTTCCAATGTGATTTAAAAAAGCACAATGTTTTCCATCATTTACCTTCTTCCATGATCAAAATCCACTAGTTGTGAAGGCCATTGATCCAAAATGGTCCGTTGGCTTGGAAAAAAGTGAGCAAGGAAGACAAAAGGCAGCATTCTTTGTTGGAGAAAATTCCAACCAATCTGGAAACAATTTAtaccaagagaaaaggaaacgtCGGCCCTTCTTGTCAACAACCATTGATTCAATCAGAAGCTCTGGTTGGTATGGCCCAAACTTAATATATGCTCTTCGTACCTCATCCCTTTAATGCTCTAGATATTCCCAAATGGATTTTCGCTTTCCAGGATCACGTTCCATGGATGAAATATCAAACTCTAATGATTCAGCTCTAcaaaatttctttgtttgatgCTTAGGAGAAGAATCACAAAGAGGACAAGGAGTTTCACCACTTCCACTTGTTTCTAGAcgtcttttcttgaaaaaaaaatcaattgtcCTGTTgtgtgacacccccacttctcccaagggcgaacccaagggtatccgcggaacgcctgcccagctctcgccaggactcgagacaaatcgATTCAAGTTTAACAATATACAACAATTTGTACTAGTCTAATAAggaaaagtcgcttccataatcgAATATCCAAGTCTTGCACCACGAGTTCAAAATACATTAGTTATCCAAATATATACAACAGCCAAAATGTCTAGTCGATtacattagaaaccctaatacaaaagtacatccaaagggGTTCCACCGAGTTTCACtccatccattcctgttaaggaaaacaaatcttcggggtgagcaattgctcgtgaggccaagaaaacacacatgcaagcacgttgtccaagtaacaatcccaatattcaagtaaattacaatttgagcgagaaaagtaaacagaaacaattcaaggatataggagctctcaggagctattttccacttgcttcgccacggctcgatccgataccccctcgtgatgacactccgtcatccGGATGGGTATTATATCcatagaaacttcacttattacttcctctgaccaacattccaccctctcggatccgaaaccaaacacgcacgaaaaaggCGATACTCGTCAAGTATGCCGAacgagatctcaagagatcaagttttgatttttagaacacgcacgaaaagggcaATACTCCatgagtatgccgaacaagatctcaaaagatcaagttgtgttttgttattctcttgatttatcaagcttctcgaccaagcccatgccggctcgagttgcaagattggctaagagaatttgtcgtccccataagtcgaggaggttcactccacccgacaacaagacaCACACGACATGCACGACACGCACGACAACACGACATGCACACGAAAACAAGTATATTTtagtcgacgagattcactcaaatcgactttgaaaaccaagttaatgcaagtaaagtttgagtaaaggagagcgagtgcgataaagtacacactcgtctcatcaagtgatattcacatatataaataagtaaatcaagtaaacacgacaagtcatgcacttggcactcaccaattcaaagtaattcgagcgagaaaaatctttagttgtccccttcgggattctcttcaagactcgcttgagtacctgaagcaattaacaagcatttttctctcataatcacgcattaatcaagaaaggagttaCACTCATCCAGACTAATCAATACCTCAAACCAAGAACCTTAACCACTCAAAAAAAAGGTTCAAAAGTAAGGTTTcattaacacaagaaaaactgatttccttcatgaaatcgagtttaaagcGACCAATTATCGTCAATAAGGAATGAcgagttctcaaaatttcattttctaagaaatcggtaaatttcagctttgtgcgtcaacttagaaaaatcagatcttgcactcaataggtccaaaattggaaaacttggtaccgttggaaactttttccaaagtactaaaagttcctagaatacactttcccatgattcctaacggaaagcattcaaaaattggctcaaagttatTGTTTTAGGCTTGCGAGACAGTTTTGAGGTTAGTTTTttgccaactttggaaattcggtaaaattcagagaatttgaactagcctctcagatttgaaactcaattagagttgcaatcaaagtttaaaacaaagcaagcggaacaagaattggTGTTCTGAgtaccaagatatagtggctcaaagttgctgaaaaattgagATGGTTAGgcaaatttccaggttcaatttacaaactttaggactttgtttgagcatcgaaatgacctcggaatggcaccaaatttagcagtattatactaccatatgaggtctattcctctatcaaatttcatggaaaaatatacacggaaagtcagttaacaaaactgttgaagtttcaagaatttccaaagcaatctgccttgtacttttgttttccctttctcaaacatttggcacACAAAAACCTCTTAAACATGGTTCAGTTGTGTAGACATTGTCCAGGAAACatccaagatgtgtttggtaggtgattagcACCAAAATTTCGCAACATCAAGTCCCAAGCAACATttgctataaatcagtccaaaGTAAGGGTTTTCAATCCCTAAGTCAGTTTcgaactttggccacaactcactcaattcaacttggaattgagcaaggtttatggcattgaaaactagattcataaagatACAATTccttagaagaaatcattttcaaaatctgtccacagctagctcacatttgagcatcaattcgctgctcaaaacagagctcccatGGTAGACGTGAAACgggacagtcatgttcaaacgattggtatggactactcaggtggaatcagaatgtgaattttataccattggaaatatgtgaatgtctagtttccagtgccacaaacgggactcgatttcaacatcggagtaaaaagttatggccgaaaGAAAAGGACTACAtgggcaatccgggaaaattttccagttttactaAAGCTTTGAAATCACTACGATTGACCAACCAAATCGTGTTATTTTttaatgaaactttctacaccattcatataacatatatacatcataaaaaagtcattagaaccacaaAAGTTTGCCCTAAGGCCCACGGCATGTACAGGGGCagaaatagaaaattttccatCTTCACTCCCTTTGAGTTTCTATCCAAACCATCACTCATTTCTACTAATTTAACCACTAAAcaaacattaataacatcataactcatcaaatcagtccatccaaccatagtgggagtttatagagcccacacatcaattttccaatatgaatcaagctacccacatgaacaTATATGCTTATATgtgcaatataacttccataATGCAAGGTTTGATGGGTTGATCGTCCATTACCTTCTTAGATGATCaagacagaaattttcggtcctcctTAGCCCAAGAAAAACCGTGGAAAGCAAGCTCTTTTGTAGCTTAAGATGTTCTCCAAGTGCTTAGCAAAGTGTGGTtgaattttggtgtgatttggtgaagatttagtGGTGAAATGGAGAAGAATTTGGAGCTGTTTCTCTTCTCCCTTGGTTCGGCTGCCTTGAGCAAGAGAGTGAGAGTTGTGTGGTGATGAAAaagcttcttgaggaagcttaagtgtgtggttAAAGTGgcctcaaaagtcaactctctccccGCGCGCACaagcgcgtttcgtgctcgattcctctcgagtttgttgcactagtgcactgaacctcTAATGCattttcattcatattattattattaactctaaatagtcccaaaataatggtctaaggtccctcaattaatcacgtacgcgaaaacgcgtacttccgatttgtgcgcgataaagtgaaatttctaagaaattcttataacaatagtgtaactaactaatactcgagcacttaaacatgaaaatacttatttcaagactaatgtacaagtcttcCAATTTTCCAAGCTCATTGTACTCTCAATTCGTTTATTGCTTCCAAACGCGCATttactattctcacttaacgagcttccaaaaattaaattgtgaaacaagtcactttaaaaatataactaagctatagatccatataattaggtctaaaaaggctagaaaataatattcggggtaattggccaaataaataattaaatgagctcgaaataagaatttaaataaaaaaaattgcgagtcctcacatcctctcccccttaagagaatttcgtcctcgaaattcacacttaggataatagtcataccccttaatagtcACGCTTATCAGGTCAATCAATAACTTACACTCTGCAACCCATTTTTCACAATTTCTACTCACCCAATTAGTAGTCAAACTTTGATTCTATCTCATGAATCTAGGGTTTTGTAAAAGTGTGTGTCGTACTATGGTTACTAGAACCTTAATTAAACAATAGTAAGCAAGAATCATACCTCCAATGACCTTAGCGGGATTTGAAACCTGTTGATAGCCTAATGTATAAACCCTAGCTGGTGCTTTAGATCGACTTCCTCCAGCACTAGACTGCTTTGCGGCTGACTTTTCAAGCCTTTGAGTACTACCTCCTTCTTTCGGTATACTCGGACAGTTCGCGATATGATGTTCAGTGCTGCCGCAATACAAACACTTTCCTGATTTCTTCCAGCACTCACTCTCTGTATGGTTAGGCTTgcgacaataaccacaaataactTGAGGAGCCACAGGCTGACCACTTGGAGGTGTCTTCCTCGGTTGATCTCGTCCGTTGTGGCCTCCTCTTGATTGagtctgtgagaacccgtaatttttccatttcctaggttttattatattcaatggcttgttttctacattttcgtgattaggaaaatttctagatacttttaaggagcagatatagtttttagatgatttttctagtatcgaatagtttttgagaaattaagagtatatatcggacgtgggacccgctagtgcgggaagttcggaaaaattcggccaactaggttaagttttggatactgggtttaaattatcgggtgctaacagataattagaggttgctatttggattggtgaaagaggaaacaaagtgatagagatgcattaattatagtgacaagtgtcacttagagagTGGTTGGACTtgatgaccactattcaccttttaccatttgaccaaataaatcacaaaaattaccaaaatttcaccattttcttcttctccttggcCGGCCAacttcaagaaagaaagaaagaaaactctccaagttcttgcttccatttagctcaaatccatcaaaacaaccacttaaacttacttttgttccataaaacctcttcacttagggttggtgaggtga contains:
- the LOC140014622 gene encoding uncharacterized protein → MDGQRSARGRGRGSRQAHPQGDEQGSATGPTQGQENIEVNQMATAVNRMTDILERLAERQGPVPVAKNRLQLQVSIDAAKWCAFQVVAFRGHDESLDSNNRGNFIELIKHVSSYNEKVAAVVLDNAPRNASYTSPTIQKEILSIGSSKIQKYIREEISNSKFSILVDEAQDRSKREPVAIVLRFVDKQGYIRERFFDIVHVHKTNSLTLKKEICDVLSRHNLSVQNICGQGYDGASNMGGEWNGLQALFIQECPYAYYIHCFAHRLVARATRIAELIAIDELETEYEDICSVLIDVINYGNTSTQRSEADRVYDFMTSFDFVLVMHMMRDILGFAQVLSQALQCKSQDILNALKLVSITKDRLQSYRDNGWNELFTNVKAFCDARNTEMPDMNVIYKAGRGRIRKQNDPITMEHHYRIDVFLATVDSQILEMKNRFKEDVIELLILSSALHPKDNFHAFNIEQICQLTNRFYSADFTDKEKLHLRTQLELFQIEFSCNSQLHNLSSLQEFCQVLAKTRKSMCYTLIDRLIRLILTLPVSTATTERAFSAMKIIKTCLRSRMEEDFLANSMIMYIEKEIARTFDINSIIDDFDKIKSRLAQFHMSHTVK